The Oryzias latipes chromosome 4, ASM223467v1 genome includes a window with the following:
- the fh gene encoding fumarate hydratase, mitochondrial, whose product MFRSFRSVQQLNCNFLNLQKVQAKPKLLFCTSGMAASGYRIERDTFGELKVPADKYYGAQTVRSTMNFKIGGPSERMPIQVIKAFGILKKAAAEVNKEFGLDPKLAAAIIQAAEEVSAGKLDDHFPLVVWQTGSGTQTNMNVNEVISNRAIEILGGTLGSKDPVHPNDHVNKSQSSNDTFPTAMHIAVATEVHQVLLPGLQTLHSALSAKAEEFKDIIKIGRTHTQDAVPLSLGQEFSGYVQQVKYSIERVKAAMPRVYELAAGGTAVGTGLNTRIGFAEKVASVVASLTGLPFVTAPNKFEALAAHDALVELSGALNTVAVSMMKIANDIRFLGSGPRSGLGELVLPENEPGSSIMPGKVNPTQCEAMTMVAAQVMGNHVAVTVGGSNGHFELNVFKPMIVKNVLNSAQLLGDAAVSFTDNCVVGIQANTDRINKLMSESLMLVTALNPHIGYDKAAAIAKTAHKKGSTLKAVAVELGYLSEEQFDQWVKPSEMLGPK is encoded by the coding sequence ATGTTTCGGTCTTTTAGAAGCGTCCAGCAGTTAAACTGCAACTTCCTAAATTTACAGAAAGTCCAGGCGAAGCCCAAACTCCTGTTCTGCACGTCCGGAATGGCCGCTTCCGGGTACAGGATCGAACGGGACACGTTCGGCGAGCTCAAGGTCCCAGCTGACAAGTACTACGGCGCCCAGACTGTCAGGTCCACCATGAACTTTAAGATCGGGGGGCCGAGCGAGAGGATGCCGATTCAGGTCATCAAGGCCTTCGGCATCCTGAAGAAAGCTGCCGCCGAGGTGAACAAGGAGTTCGGGCTCGACCCCAAGCTGGCAGCAGCCATCATCCAGGCTGCAGAGGAGGTTTCTGCCGGGAAGCTGGACGATCATTTCCCTCTGGTGGTGTGGCAGACTGGATCTGGAACCCAAACCAACATGAACGTCAATGAAGTCATCAGCAACAGGGCTATCGAGATCCTGGGAGGGACTCTGGGCTCCAAGGATCCGGTCCACCCCAATGATCATGTCAACAAGAGCCAGAGCTCCAACGACACCTTCCCCACCGCCATGCACATCGCTGTGGCCACAGAGGTCCACCAGGTTCTGCTGCCCGGGCTGCAGACTCTGCACAGCGCCCTGTCTGCCAAAGCAGAGGAGTTCAAAGACATCATAAAGATCGGCCGCACCCACACTCAGGACGCTGTGCCCCTGTCGCTGGGGCAGGAGTTCAGCGGTTATGTCCAGCAGGTGAAGTACAGCATAGAGAGGGTGAAGGCCGCCATGCCCAGAGTCTACGAGCTGGCCGCGGGAGGCACAGCCGTGGGGACGGGGCTCAACACCCGCATCGGCTTTGCTGAGAAGGTGGCCTCGGTGGTCGCCTCGCTCACAGGCCTGCCGTTCGTCACGGCCCCCAACAAGTTTGAGGCCCTGGCGGCCCACGACGCTCTGGTGGAGCTGAGTGGAGCGCTCAACACCGTGGCTGTCAGCATGATGAAGATTGCCAACGACATCCGTTTCCTGGGGTCAGGACCTCGCTCTGGCCTGGGGGAGCTCGTCCTACCAGAGAACGAGCCTGGAAGCAGCATCATGCCGGGCAAAGTGAACCCCACCCAGTGCGAGGCCATGACCATGGTGGCAGCCCAGGTGATGGGCAACCACGTGGCGGTGACGGTCGGAGGCAGCAACGGCCACTTCGAGCTCAACGTCTTCAAGCCCATGATCGTGAAGAACGTGCTGAACTCTGCCCAGCTCCTGGGCGACGCCGCCGTCTCCTTCACCGACAACTGCGTGGTGGGCATCCAGGCCAACACCGACAGGATCAACAAGCTCATGAGCGAGTCCCTCATGCTGGTCACCGCTCTCAACCCTCACATCGGATACGACAAAGccgccgccatcgccaagaccGCCCACAAGAAGGGCTCCACCCTGAAGGCCGTGGCCGTGGAGCTGGGCTACCTGAGCGAGGAACAGTTCGACCAGTGGGTGAAGCCGAGCGAGATGCTGGGGCCAAAGTGA
- the fam32a gene encoding protein FAM32A, protein MSEYVTIQKSALKLKGVGVVSEGKKKKKKNKESKHRLEQVATSQNDEETKAKKAYVDKRTPAQIAFDKMQEKRQMERILKKASKTHKHRVEDFNRHLDALTEHYDIPKVSWTK, encoded by the exons ATGTCCGAATACGTGACGATCCAGAAAAGCGCCTTGAAATTAAAGGGAGTAGGAGTTGTTTCGGAGGGAAAAAA aaagaagaagaagaataaagagAGCAAGCATCGCCTGGAGCAGGTTGCCACCAGCCAGAACGACGAAGAAACAAAAGCTAAGAAAGCGTACGTGGACAAAAGGACGCCAGCACAAATTGCATTTGATAAGATGCAAGAGAAAAGA CAAATGGAGCGCATTTTGAAGAAAGCATCAAAGACGCACAAGCACAGAGTTGAG GACTTTAACCGCCACCTGGACGCTCTGACGGAGCACTACGACATTCCCAAAGTCAGCTGGACTAAGTAG